The Cyanobacteriota bacterium DNA window AAATACCGAACACCAAAAGATTGTGGCCATCACTTCCGGTATTCGGACGGTCATCCAAAGCAAAGATGGTACCTTCTTTGGTAACACTAGCGAATTTCTCAACGGCACTCGGTTCGATGTGCGGAACGAAGAAACTAACTTTGGTAATTTAACGGCTGATGCCAATGCCTGGTATGGTCGCCTGGTAGACAATAGGGTACTAGTATCGCTCAAGAACGGTGGTGGTATCCGTGACAACATTGGCGTAGTAGATAGCGCTGGGTCAGCCGGGGCAACGGATCCCTCTGGTATTAGACGGTTGCCTCCCCAACCCAATGAGCTAGTCCCCAATAAGCCCGTCGGGAATATTTCTACCCTAGATATTGAGAACTCTCTGCGTTTCAATAATGGTTTGACGCTGTTGACCCTCACCGCTAAGCAGATCAAAGACCTGTTTGAGGCGAGTGTTAGTAATGTAGACCCAGGTGAAACCAATGGTAACTTCCCCCAAGTAGGTGGTGTTTCCTTTAGCTGGGATCGCAATGGCACGGCGATCGTCTTCGACAACAATGGTAATGTCACTACTGAAGGCACTAAGATTAAAAACCTGGTGCTAATTAACGATGATGGCTCTACTAGGGACACGATCGTCCAGAACGGTAACGTTGTCGGCGATCCCAACCGCTTGATTCGGATCATCACCCTCAACTTCCTGGCTGGGGATCCCACGGCTGCTGTCCCTACCTTAACCGATAGCGTTTACCCCCTAGCGCGTTGGACAAAGGCAAACCCAACCCGTGTCAATCGAGTGGATTTATTGGGTGAACCTGACACCAATGGTAATGGCATTCTGGATCCTGGTGAAGACTTGAATTTGAACGGCGTGCGTGATCCTGCCTTGAACATTCCAGTAAATCGGGCAACGTTTGCTGTTGCAGGCACTGAACAGGATGCCTTTGCTGAGTACATGCGGGAGTTCTTTACTCGTACCCCCTTTGATGTTCCTGATACGCCAGCATCCCGAGACACACGCATTCAAAATCTCGCTCAGCGTACTGATACAGTGGGCCGTGGAGCAGCATTCCTCAATGGCAAGGAACTGACCCTGAACGGTGCTCCTCGCCTGCGGGTGACTCTGACAGGGCAATCTGGCACTACGGTGAATGAAGTGGGTGTGTTTGTATTACAGCAGGGCGAAACCCTGTCCAGTGTGACAGCGGCAAATGCCCTCCGCCGTGGTCAGGTAATTTTCTCAGCGATCGCTAACAGTCCTACTGGCTTTAACCAGGCTAATTTAGAGCGGATTGTCACCGGGCTAGGTCTGGGCGCGCGGTTGGGCTTTTTCATTGTGCAGAATGGCACCGTGGATGGTGTGCTGGCTGGTCAAATTCCCATCAGCCGCGTTACGATCGGTGAAAATGCCTTTACCATTTCCCAAAGTGGCACCAGCTTCTCTGTGAACTTGGGTACTGTGCAACTTAATATCACACCAACAAGCGGCCCCGCGGCAATCGCTACCTCGTTGCAAGGTGATCAACAGGGCGAAGTGCTGGATCTCCGCAGCTTGACTGGCAATGTCACAGCTACCTTCACTGTCAATCGAGAAGCTGCTTTCAACAACTTGGTGGGCTTCTACCGGGTCGCCAACGAAACGGGTGCCATTAATGACAACGGTACGTTGATCAATCCAGGTAGTGCAGGTTATGCCGCAGCAGCAATGCGGGCACGAGTAACTGGAGTTGACCTGTCGGTACCTAACCAAGGCACTTCAACCTTTACAGCCACGATCGCCGCTGGCTCCATCCTGGCTCCATTCATTATCACCAATGGTGGTACTGTCGCACAGGCACAAACCAACACCTTGCCAGCAGGCACAGCCATCTACTTCCCCTACTTGGCAGCTAATCCTGGTAGGGTAGATCATGTGCGCCTTTTGGGTAACAACACCTTCGGATTTGAGGATCTTCCCGGCGGTGGTGACGTAGACTACAACGATGTCATTGTACGTGTTACGATTACCTAAATTGATCGTAATCCTGTGACCTGTGGAATAGCGGATGATAACCCTAGTTCCACAGGTTGCAGCCAGTTGCCTGTAGCAGACGTTTACAGTCAAGTACCTCTATGGATAACTACTCAGGGGATTCGGTAACGATAATCCCCTTTTTGCTGCTTATTTGTTCTTATTTGTTATTTGATGCTTTTTGCCCAATTCTTCTGCCTGCCGCCCGGAAGCCCTCTAGAATTTCCCAACCGTAGTAGGTTAAGTAGAGACAACAGGCGACGACCAGAGCCTACAAGCAGTTAGCCCTAAATTTGGACTAACCTGATACTCAGGTGAGGGCACCCAAATATTAATGGTTCGAGTTTCTAGGATTTGATACAAGAAGCTCACATCAGGTGCGTAGTTAACACCAACCCGAAGATTAGAGAAATCATCTTCACAGCTCTCAAACCCAAAACGCACAACAATTTGTGCTACTAAACATTCAGGTGTATCAGCATACTCACCAGAGCTGTCTCGTTCTTGCCAAAATTTCTCTAGGAATCGCACCAGCGTGGGCATAACTTTCTCTGGCAAGCCATTTCTGCTGGCATAGATGATAGCGGGATTGCCCTCAACAATGATGTGGCAGGACGTGTTCATGACAGCGACTGAGTAGATAGCAGTTCAGAGAAATACTCACTTATACCCATGTAGGCTTGTGATAACTGAAGTTCTTCAGTTACCTTAATGTATCAAAACCTGTGTCATTAGGAGTGTAAGTGTGAACGCTGCTGAACAGGCGGTTAGTGTTGACCTAGCCAGCAAAATTGCCGCAATCGTGAATCGCTTCAAGTTGGAATTTCCAGACGCAAGAGCCGATCTGAAGCCCTGGATGAATGATCCCGATACCCAAAAGTTGGTTGATCCCGACTCCATCGACCTAGGATTTCACTTTCCAGGGCGGTCTCGCCGATTCCAAAGTCGCAGTATCCTTGTACAAATTCGCTTTCACGAAGATGAGCAGACAGCCGAAAAACGGGCGATCGGCCTAGAGCTAGCAGGCTTTGACCACCAAGGCAAACAATGGCACTTCTCCACTGTTAACCAGTGGGCGTTTGAGGGAAATTGTTACCCCATCCCAGAAACCCAAGAACAACTCCGGGCCTTTTGCCGCGAAATTTTGCAGATGTTCACTAGCTCAACCTAATCCTTCTGTCTTGGCCACGCTGCTCAACTTAGTTGTTGCCCTTCAGATTGACAAGTTCGATACCAGCAGCGTTCCAAAAGTTGCTGGTTGTAGTAGTGCCAAAATTTGCGCGGATGCCAAATGAATGCTTGACTGGGATCAAACAAGGGTTGATTGAGAAACTCCCAGAGCGGAAACTTAAGACGAATGGTATCAGAAGCGGGAGCCATAGGTTGATAATCAATAGAATGACAACAATAGTGCTAGAGAGAGCAGTCATGCACCTCTTTATTTCAACCTTGACAGATCCTCAGGGCTACTGCCTAGTAAAGATTGCGGAACTTAACACTACATTTCGTTAAGCAACGGACTACCTAAGATAGGTTTCATCTAGTCGAGCATGGAATTAATGCCTTAGCTTTATGCTGGCGAGCTGAGCAATAGTGTGATTGCACTGCAGCATTTACGTCATGAACCCCTAATATTTAAAGTAATTATCTTGCTAGCAGAGCGAGGCGAGCACTGTGTCTCATATAAATCGTGTCTCATATAAATCACAGCATGATGTTTTTCCTTCAGTTTCCAGTTCTGAGTGGCGTTAACCTTGCCTTGTGGTGTTAACCTCTCCTCAACGAGAGACTGGTCGTTTCCCTAACTGCTGGTCTTTTGCAGTTAACCTACATTAATCACCCTAGTGATGAATTTTATTGTTAAGCTCACTTGTTATTTCAAACTCCAGTTTGTTTAGTAAGCTACTACAGCCAGAGGGCGGCTGCTTGATAATTAAGGCTTAACTATCAGGGTTCCTATGTCTGACATTCATGATAGGTACTAGATTTGACCTTGCAAATGCTTTATTGGCTTCAGAACACCCAGCGACGTAGCTCAACGCTGCGTAAAGTTATTGATCGTATCCGCAGCTCGCTAGAATCTGAAGTTGTTATCCAGACTGCTGTTAATGAAGTCGCTACACTGCTGGATCTGGACTCGTGTGTGTTTTTCTGTTGTGACTTGATCAACCAACATGTTCGTATTCTCCATGAATGCAGTCGCGTGACTGAGCAGTCCTCCATACGGAAAAACTACACGATCGCTGAACTCGAGGGATTGGCCCCGTCACTGCTGCGCCAAGACTTGGTGGCCAGTGGTGTTGTTCTAGGAGCAGATATGTGGCGTGCAGTTGTGCGGTGGGTCTCTCAGTTGAGAAGGCCACAGGTTCCCACAGTCGCTTACTTGTTTGGGTTTCCTAGCTATTTGCTGATCCCAGTTAGGCAACAACAGCCTAATGCTATAGGGTACTTGGCCTGTTTGGTGAGACGATCGCGACTATGGACAGTTGCTGATATTGAATTTATGCAATCAGTGGCACAGCAACTGGAAATCGCCCTCCATCAAGCTCGCCTGTACGAACAAACGCAGCGCCAAGCACAACGAGAGCACCTCGTTAATCAAATTACCACCCAAACGCGGCAGAGTTTTGATCTAGAAATCATTTTGACTGAGGCAATCTCCCAATTGCTAGAGGCGCTCCAGGCCGATCGCTGTTTGGTGCATCTAGTAGAGCCACTTGACCCATCACCATCTAGCCCAAGTTCACGATCAAGTACGGCATTCCGGCGCAAGCATCTGTATGAAACCTGTCGAGAACCATTCGCACCCTCAATTGCTGATTTCGACACAGATGGCCCTATAACACGATGGGTCATTCAGCATCGACAGCCAGTCGTCATCCCAGATGTAGCTAATGATCCAAGAATAGGGGTAAATAATACGGAGTATCAACGAGCTGAGATTAAGTCTTCGCTGGTGATCCCAGTGCAAGCCAATGATACGCTGTATGGAATCTTGTATCTAAATCAATGCTCTAGTACTCGATACTGGTCAGAGTTTGACCAACAGCTTGCCCACGCCGTAGCTGACCAGCTTGCAATTTCTATCCAACAGGCACATTTGTATGCTAGAACACAACAACAGGCGATCGCTAGTGCCGCTCAGGCCCAGCGCCTAGCAGAAACCCTACGAGAGTTACAAGCAACCCAAGCTCGATTGATTCAGAGTGAAAAAATGTCTAGTTTGGGGCAACTTGTGGCCGGGCTTGCCCATGAAATTAATAATCCCATTAGTTTTATCTACGGGAATGTACCTTACATCAAAGACTATATCCATGATTTGCTTAGGTTGCTAGAAGCATATCGCACGGCTTACCCTCAGCCTGCAGCCACTGTGCAAGCTGTGATGGACGACATTGAATTGGATTTTATTTTGGGAGATTTATCCCACATCATTTCATCCATGGCAGCAGGTGCTGAACGCATTCGCCAGATTGTCAAGGCATTGCGCAATTTTTCTCGACTTGATGAAGTTGGTAGTAAAGTAGTGGACATTCACGATGGGCTAGAAAGTTGTCTCTCTCTCATTAGTCAACAGCTTGAGGGTATCCTAGTGATTCGAGACTATGGCAACCTGCCATCAGTCGAATGCTACCCTGGCTTGCTAAATCAGGTCTTCATGGGACTACTCATGAACGCTCTGGAGGCTTTACAGGCATTGGATACAGACCCAAAACGCTTGACTTTGCGGACAGAAGCTGTCTCAGATTCAGAGGGTGAACAGCATCGAGTCAGAATCACCATTGCTAACAGTGGCCCTTCCATTCCACCGGAGGTTCAGAGCAAAATGTTTGATCCCTTCTTCACCACCAAGGCTGTTGGGCAGGGCAGCGGTTTAGGATTGGCTATTAGTTACCAAATTGTGGTCAACCAACATCATGGTCAGCTAGAGTGTCACTCAGAACCGGGTAAAGATACTGAGTTTATTGTAGAAATTCCAGTAAAAAGCAAGCCTAGCCGACATCTAACCGTTTTAAGATAGAGTCAACCTCGACTCATGTAAGCTGGCGTAGAGTTTTGACATAGTTCCACCAGCGGTTAAGGGGATAAGAAACAATAGGCGACCACAGGCTACTGAGAATTGCAGAGGCTACAACAACTTGTTGCTGATTCGTCCAGATTTCAAGGAGATAACGATCGCCCTGCAAGCTAAACTGAAGCGCCATAATTGTTTCCGACACGACAGCCATACCAAATGTGATCAAAGCAACGGAAATAAAGTCTTCTTGGATGTACCGATGCTTCTGCAAACGAGCCGTCAAAAACCCTACTGTTGCTAAGCTAAAAGCATGGGTTGGCTCAAAGGCAGTCATACCGTCTTGAATCAGCCCCAAAACTAACCCTGCCAGAATGCCCTGCAGAGGAGTACGATTCACACTCCAGGCCACAACCCAAATCAGTAGCCAGTTAGGCCCGATACCCACAAGGTGCATACCAGGTAGGCGTACTAATGACATGACCACGCATAGCAGAACTGAACTGACAATAACTAGCCAGTTTGCCACGAAAACTCCGATGGGGGAAAAATTCCAGCTATTGCCTAAGCTTTTGTGCCTAACCATTTCTATTCATTATTGGCAGACGGCCTATCTGGTTGAATACCTGGTTGCAGTACGACCCACTCCAAGTAAGTAATAGGCACAGAGAGCTGAACCACAGCTTCTGGAGACGGACTTTTGTTTAGGTCGATTGACTCGATCGTTCCAACAACGATCCCGGCTGGGTAGTGGTTGCTGTAGGAGGATGTGACTACTACATCACCGCGACGAATGCTAGGTGCCTTTTCAAAAAACTGAAACACTGCGCGGTTCGAGGTTTGGCCACGTAGGTAACCCATATGTCGGCTACGGCTAACCATTACACCAACTCGGTGGCTAGCATCGCTTAAAAGTAACACTCGACTGGTAGAATTCGTAACTTGCACAACACGACCGACCAAGCCCCCAGGTGCAGTGGCAATATACCCAACCTGAATTCCATCACGACGACCTCTGCCCACTGTAATCTGTTGCCACCAGTGATCAGCCCCATGACCGATCACAGGCGCAACAATACCTTGGGGAACCTTAGTGCTACGGTAATCAAGTAATTCTTGCAGTCGCTGAGTCTGACTCTCTAGCTCCGCAATCTGGCCCTGCAACTCTTTCACTCTAGCATTGGTAAGAACTTGCTCCTGTGTAGGCATTCTCTGGAAGGGGGCTACTAACGTATAGTAAGCATCAAGAATAACAGCCCCCTGAGTTTGCCGAACTACCCAGGCTGTGCCAACAGCGATACCGATCAATCCAGCATACAAGCCGTGACGATTTAGCCAGCGACGTAGGATAGCCATAACGTGATTTGTCTAACTCCACTCACAACACAGCCACAGGGATTCGATCAAATCAGGACACAATCAATTAAATAACCAAGTCGAGATGACATCATTAACTACCAACAACTAACAGCAGTCTCTTGTCAACATAGCTAGGAATGCCGAGAACGGCTGAATACTCGCTGTAATTGCTTTAGGTTTTCCAGTACCTTGCCAGTGCCCAGCACTACGCAACTTAGAGGATCAGCAGCAACGTGGGTGACAATCCCCGTCTCGTGGCTGATCAGCGTATCGAGACCAGTAAGCAAAGCTCCACCACCTGCTAGCATAATTCCCCGGTCAATAATATCCGCAGCCAACTCAGGCGGGGTACGCTCCAGAGTACGTTTGACTGCTTCTACAATCACAGACAAAGGCTCTGCCATACTTTCTCGAATTTCTGGGCCTTTCACGGTAATAGTTCTGGGTAAACCAGACAAAAGATGCAACCCACGTACTTCCATCGTATTTTGATCAACATTCTGGGATGAATAAGCAGACCCAATTTTGATCTTGATTTCTTCAGCAGTGCGCTCACCAATCACCAGATTATGAACTTTCTTCATGTACTGGATAATCGATTCGCTGAGTTCATCCCCCGC harbors:
- a CDS encoding 5'-nucleotidase C-terminal domain-containing protein; protein product: MTTRVQILYASDFEAGVPAAGTSPQTSDAVRFSAVWNRLRTNTNPATFGIDQATLNNTILLLGGDNYIPSPFFNASSDLSLNGVGGLGTSTAPTLGRGDVSIMNALGVQASVLGNHEFDLGMRQVRDIIRPGGGSNGTQFPYLSVNLDFVPEIATGNSIANSDLGGGNPGATGQTTAEYQNITTKLAKSTIIHLNGPNGVRDTPAQAGANAPLPALVGDDDRVGVIGVTTPTLRSISSPGATGVNPSNPTDFAALATIIQAQVDALTAAGINKIILLGHMQQFQLEADELAPRLRNVDVIFAAGSHTQFFDSTDVRRPSDVGLNNPSFPLIRTDRDGQPVYIVSSASNYQYVNRFVVEFDAAGRIIPSSLSPNINGAYATNQAGVDRVYGTTNFNAAGDLSAQIGAALNTEHQKIVAITSGIRTVIQSKDGTFFGNTSEFLNGTRFDVRNEETNFGNLTADANAWYGRLVDNRVLVSLKNGGGIRDNIGVVDSAGSAGATDPSGIRRLPPQPNELVPNKPVGNISTLDIENSLRFNNGLTLLTLTAKQIKDLFEASVSNVDPGETNGNFPQVGGVSFSWDRNGTAIVFDNNGNVTTEGTKIKNLVLINDDGSTRDTIVQNGNVVGDPNRLIRIITLNFLAGDPTAAVPTLTDSVYPLARWTKANPTRVNRVDLLGEPDTNGNGILDPGEDLNLNGVRDPALNIPVNRATFAVAGTEQDAFAEYMREFFTRTPFDVPDTPASRDTRIQNLAQRTDTVGRGAAFLNGKELTLNGAPRLRVTLTGQSGTTVNEVGVFVLQQGETLSSVTAANALRRGQVIFSAIANSPTGFNQANLERIVTGLGLGARLGFFIVQNGTVDGVLAGQIPISRVTIGENAFTISQSGTSFSVNLGTVQLNITPTSGPAAIATSLQGDQQGEVLDLRSLTGNVTATFTVNREAAFNNLVGFYRVANETGAINDNGTLINPGSAGYAAAAMRARVTGVDLSVPNQGTSTFTATIAAGSILAPFIITNGGTVAQAQTNTLPAGTAIYFPYLAANPGRVDHVRLLGNNTFGFEDLPGGGDVDYNDVIVRVTIT
- a CDS encoding GAF domain-containing sensor histidine kinase; translation: MLYWLQNTQRRSSTLRKVIDRIRSSLESEVVIQTAVNEVATLLDLDSCVFFCCDLINQHVRILHECSRVTEQSSIRKNYTIAELEGLAPSLLRQDLVASGVVLGADMWRAVVRWVSQLRRPQVPTVAYLFGFPSYLLIPVRQQQPNAIGYLACLVRRSRLWTVADIEFMQSVAQQLEIALHQARLYEQTQRQAQREHLVNQITTQTRQSFDLEIILTEAISQLLEALQADRCLVHLVEPLDPSPSSPSSRSSTAFRRKHLYETCREPFAPSIADFDTDGPITRWVIQHRQPVVIPDVANDPRIGVNNTEYQRAEIKSSLVIPVQANDTLYGILYLNQCSSTRYWSEFDQQLAHAVADQLAISIQQAHLYARTQQQAIASAAQAQRLAETLRELQATQARLIQSEKMSSLGQLVAGLAHEINNPISFIYGNVPYIKDYIHDLLRLLEAYRTAYPQPAATVQAVMDDIELDFILGDLSHIISSMAAGAERIRQIVKALRNFSRLDEVGSKVVDIHDGLESCLSLISQQLEGILVIRDYGNLPSVECYPGLLNQVFMGLLMNALEALQALDTDPKRLTLRTEAVSDSEGEQHRVRITIANSGPSIPPEVQSKMFDPFFTTKAVGQGSGLGLAISYQIVVNQHHGQLECHSEPGKDTEFIVEIPVKSKPSRHLTVLR
- the mreC gene encoding rod shape-determining protein MreC; the encoded protein is MAILRRWLNRHGLYAGLIGIAVGTAWVVRQTQGAVILDAYYTLVAPFQRMPTQEQVLTNARVKELQGQIAELESQTQRLQELLDYRSTKVPQGIVAPVIGHGADHWWQQITVGRGRRDGIQVGYIATAPGGLVGRVVQVTNSTSRVLLLSDASHRVGVMVSRSRHMGYLRGQTSNRAVFQFFEKAPSIRRGDVVVTSSYSNHYPAGIVVGTIESIDLNKSPSPEAVVQLSVPITYLEWVVLQPGIQPDRPSANNE
- a CDS encoding histidine kinase, with the translated sequence MNTSCHIIVEGNPAIIYASRNGLPEKVMPTLVRFLEKFWQERDSSGEYADTPECLVAQIVVRFGFESCEDDFSNLRVGVNYAPDVSFLYQILETRTINIWVPSPEYQVSPNLGLTACRLWSSPVVST
- the mreD gene encoding rod shape-determining protein MreD, translating into MVRHKSLGNSWNFSPIGVFVANWLVIVSSVLLCVVMSLVRLPGMHLVGIGPNWLLIWVVAWSVNRTPLQGILAGLVLGLIQDGMTAFEPTHAFSLATVGFLTARLQKHRYIQEDFISVALITFGMAVVSETIMALQFSLQGDRYLLEIWTNQQQVVVASAILSSLWSPIVSYPLNRWWNYVKTLRQLT